The genomic window ACGCATCACTGTAATCACTTGGCCATTTTTCAACCAGGCCAAAGTCCCCTGCCCAGTCACCGTGATCAGACGAAACGATCAGAACCGTATTTTCAAAAAGCCCCTTCTCCTCCATAACAGTCATCAACTCCCCCAGAAGCCAGTCCGTATAGCTGATCATACCGAGATAAACAGCATTCAATTTTCGAAAGAAATCCTCCGACAATTCATCTAAGCGGCGGTACTTTCTGATGAGCGCGTAGAAATCCGGCTTTTTGTCCAGCCCAGCGGGTCTCAAATCCGGTATATCTCTGGGATCATACATGTCATAAAAATCGCGGTGGGTGGTATAACCTGGATGGGGTTGTAGAAGCGGCAAAAACAAAAAGAAGGGACTATCATCATCTTTGCGATTGTTCAGAAAATCGATCCCCGCTTTGACTTTAATATAGTCAGCGACCTCTTCCCTCTCGCAATCCAAAGGCTCAAAATCAAAACTATAGAATTCCTTGTCGCCCCTTTGCCAGCGATTCTTTCTTTTATCATCTTTGTGTTCATAATATTCTTTTATGCAGGACAAACTATCTCGTGCGAGTAAATCATTTTTGCCATACCAGTGAATATCGTAGCCAGCTTCATACAGATATTTAAAAAGATGGGGTTCATGGGGCCTTATCAGATGCCACATGGAGCGATGCCCGGCACAATGGGGATAAAGCCCCGTCATCATCGAAACCCTGGAAGGCGTACATTGCGCGTTTTGCACATGGCATTGGTCAAAGCGAACCCCTTCTGCCGCCAGGCGATCGTAATTTG from Gemmatimonadota bacterium includes these protein-coding regions:
- a CDS encoding sulfatase-like hydrolase/transferase, coding for MANQKPLNFIFFQPDEMRAESLACYGHPLIKTPNYDRLAAEGVRFDQCHVQNAQCTPSRVSMMTGLYPHCAGHRSMWHLIRPHEPHLFKYLYEAGYDIHWYGKNDLLARDSLSCIKEYYEHKDDKRKNRWQRGDKEFYSFDFEPLDCEREEVADYIKVKAGIDFLNNRKDDDSPFFLFLPLLQPHPGYTTHRDFYDMYDPRDIPDLRPAGLDKKPDFYALIRKYRRLDELSEDFFRKLNAVYLGMISYTDWLLGELMTVMEEKGLFENTVLIVSSDHGDWAGDFGLVEKWPSDYSDALTRVPLLVKAPGSKTGHVVEGPVEMFDLMPSVMELAGLSPEHTHFARSFVPQLRGEAEDKDRLVFAEGGYEIQEPHAFEGRWDWSDPNKDGVYFPKGKLQQEVRESVCRTTMIRSLNHKLIRRTAGQDELYDLKNDPRELTNLIDDPGMRETKLDLERSMLDWFMRTSDTVPVGGDPRGF